A DNA window from Patagioenas fasciata isolate bPatFas1 chromosome 1, bPatFas1.hap1, whole genome shotgun sequence contains the following coding sequences:
- the LOC136110160 gene encoding uncharacterized protein isoform X2, which yields MTGEGESARCCCSQDAPDVPKASEPQGDSDGPHRGSLCDQHCAAINNLQGDLGCYLYCPHVPPAVSPPSCCQQHSEEVCESCMVKTTLTAENAVEANKLSNNYKFGFKKWKSHVTARPWEDRSEIVKELYSDLNVIRGPGGSTVTFGNVLYLLLFGWWLSVLYVLVATVMFVTIVGAPYGRLCWDLAGYFLWPFGKVIQKVEVPKSHQALGTSESGGDASGAGESSALLGGPVPRRWRPRCCVNTRYWRHAGTAAWLCLGYPVLVLAHGLACVTAWLLVVLIPVAKLSARAVTRVLLLPPERVLVRRLRMTEVPLEGEVILCCYRALNPYYYKYAVDGINVFAVNLLPLVLVTLVLGYVDSHNRLTSSPVKFTLALLSIMPLSYYIGMAIASISAQSNFAVGAVVNATFGSITELTFYITALIKGSREGNRCYAEIVKSALTGTLVGCVLFVPGLCMVIGGIRHQEQRFNSRSAGVSSALLFLSVGGVFAPTLFSKVYGKLVCGECHNVTQNPLGHYLCHNCHFDLVLSLQMDNNGTLYYSHVQPLVYTVSLLLPAAYLIGLFFTLKTHSHIYDIHISDCHMPGHHHSAVVHWSRWRALVILLLSTLCMSACADLATEHISPILTNSTISQYFIGVTVLAMVPELPEIVNGIQFALQNNLSLSIEIGNCIAVQVCMLQIPILVLFTIFYPTNFTLVFSDLHVYASMFSVVLMNYIFMDGKCDYFQGTVLVMVYFILLAVYFFAPSPSGC from the exons ATGACCGGCGAGGGTGAGTCCGCCCGCTGCTGCTGCTCGCAGGACGCGCCCG ATGTCCCCAAGGCCAGCGAGCCCCAGGGTGACAGTGACGGCCCCCACCGGGGCTCCCTCTGCGACCAGCACTGCGCCGCCATCAACAACCTGCAGGGTGACCTGGGCTGCTACCTgtactgtccccatgtccccccag CCGTGTCCCCTCcgtcctgctgccagcagcactcGGAGGAGGTCTGCGAGAGCTGCATGGTGAAAACCACCCTGACGGCTGAAAACGCCGTGGAGGCCAACAAGCTCTCCAACAACTAcaag TTTGGCTTCAAGAAATGGAAGAGCCACGTGACGGCACGGCCCTGGGAGGACCGATCGGAGATTGTCAAGGAGCTCTACTCTGACCTCAACGTCATCCGGGGCCCTGGAG GGTCCACAGTGACGTTTGGGAACGTCCTCTATCTCCTGCTCTTTGGCTGGTGGCTCTCGGTCCTCTACGTCCTTGTGGCCACTGTGATGTTTGTCACCATTGTGGGGGCTCCTTATG GGCGGCTCTGCTGGGACCTGGCCGGCTATTTCCTCTGGCCCTTTGGCAAAGTGATCCAGAAAGTGGAG GTCCCCAAATCCCACCAGGCACTGGGTACGTCGGAGAGTGGAGGGGACGCGAGTGGCGCAGgggagagctcagccctgctcGGTGGCCCCGTGCCACGGCGCTGGCGCCCACGGTGCTGCGTTAACACCAGATACTGG CGGCATGCTGGCACCGCGGCGTGGCTGTGCCTGGGCTACCCGGTGCTGGTGCTGGCCCATGGGCTGGCGTGTGTCACCGCGTGGCTCCTCGTCGTCCTCATCCCTGTGGCCAAGCTGAGCGCCCGCGCCGTCACCCGTGTCCTGCTGCTGCCCCCCGAGCGGGTGCTCGTCCGGCGTCTGAGGATG ACGGAGGTCCCGCTGGAGGGGGAGGTGATTCTCTGCTGCTACCGTGCCCTCAACCCCTACTACTACAAATATGCAGTGGATGGCATCAACGTCTTTGCTGTCA ATCTGCTGCCCCTggtgctggtgacactggtgcTGGGTTACGTGGACAGTCACAACCGCTTGACCAGCTCCCCCGTCAAGTTCACGTTGGCCTTGCTCTCCATCATGCCCCTCTCCTACTACATCGGGATGGCCATTGCCAG caTCTCAGCCCAGAGCAACTTTGCGGTGGGAGCGGTGGTGAACGCCACGTTCGGCTCCATCACAGAGCTCACCTTCTACATCACGGCACTCATCAAGGGCTCCCGCGAGGGCAACCGCTGCTACGCCGAGATTGTCAAGTCAGCGTTGACGGGGACATTGGTGGGCTGCGTCCTCTTTGTCCCG GGTCTGTGCATGGTGATCGGGGGCATCCGGCACCAGGAGCAACGGTTCAACAGCCGCTCGGCGGGCGTCAGCTCGGCCCTGCTCTTCCTCTCTGTGGGAG GTGTCTTTGCCCCAACGCTCTTCTCCAAGGTGTATGGGAAGCTGGTGTGTGGCGAGTGCCACAATGTCACCCAGAACCCGCTGGGCCACTACCTCTGCCACAACTGTCACTTTGACCTG GTTCTCTCTCTGCAGATGGACAACAACGGCACCCTCTACTACAGCCACGTCCA ACCCCTGGTGTACACAGtgtccctcctgctccctgctgcctACCTCATCGGCCTCTTCTTCACCCTGAAAACTCACTCGCACATCTACGACATTCACATCAGCGACTGTCACA TGCCTGGCCACCACCACAGCGCTGTGGTCCACTGGTCTCGCTGGCGGGCCCTGGTCATCCTGCTCCTCTCCACCCTCTGCATGTCGGCCTGTGCTGACCTGGCCACGGAGCACATCAGCCCCATCCTCACCAACTCCACCATCTCACAG TACTTCATTGGTGTCACCGTGCTGGCGATGGTCCCGGAGCTGCCGGAGATTGTCAACGGCATCCAGTTCGCCCTGCAGAACAACTTGAGCTTGAG CATCGAGATTGGGAACTGCATTGCCGTCCAGGTCTGCATGCTCCAGATCCCCATCCTGGTGCTCTTCACCATCTTCTAT CCGACCAACTTCACTCTTGTCTTCAGCGACCTCCATGTCTACGCCAGCATGTTCAGCGTGGTCCTCATGAACTACATCTTCATGGATGGCAAATGTGACTACTTCCAAG GCACGGTACTGGTGATGGTCTACTTCATCCTCCTGGCTGTATACTTCTTCGCTCCATCGCCCAGCGGTTGCTGA
- the LOC136110160 gene encoding uncharacterized protein isoform X3 produces MTGEGESARCCCSQDAPDVPKASEPQGDSDGPHRGSLCDQHCAAINNLQGDLGCYLYCPHVPPAVSPPSCCQQHSEEVCESCMVKTTLTAENAVEANKLSNNYKFGFKKWKSHVTARPWEDRSEIVKELYSDLNVIRGPGGSTVTFGNVLYLLLFGWWLSVLYVLVATVMFVTIVGAPYGRLCWDLAGYFLWPFGKVIQKVEVPKSHQALGTSESGGDASGAGESSALLGGPVPRRWRPRCCVNTRYWRHAGTAAWLCLGYPVLVLAHGLACVTAWLLVVLIPVAKLSARAVTRVLLLPPERVLVRRLRMTEVPLEGEVILCCYRALNPYYYKYAVDGINVFAVNLLPLVLVTLVLGYVDSHNRLTSSPVKFTLALLSIMPLSYYIGMAIASISAQSNFAVGAVVNATFGSITELTFYITALIKGSREGNRCYAEIVKSALTGTLVGCVLFVPGLCMVIGGIRHQEQRFNSRSAGVSSALLFLSVGGVFAPTLFSKVYGKLVCGECHNVTQNPLGHYLCHNCHFDLMDNNGTLYYSHVQPLVYTVSLLLPAAYLIGLFFTLKTHSHIYDIHISDCHMPGHHHSAVVHWSRWRALVILLLSTLCMSACADLATEHISPILTNSTISQYFIGVTVLAMVPELPEIVNGIQFALQNNLSLSIEIGNCIAVQVCMLQIPILVLFTIFYPTNFTLVFSDLHVYASMFSVVLMNYIFMDGKCDYFQGTVLVMVYFILLAVYFFAPSPSGC; encoded by the exons ATGACCGGCGAGGGTGAGTCCGCCCGCTGCTGCTGCTCGCAGGACGCGCCCG ATGTCCCCAAGGCCAGCGAGCCCCAGGGTGACAGTGACGGCCCCCACCGGGGCTCCCTCTGCGACCAGCACTGCGCCGCCATCAACAACCTGCAGGGTGACCTGGGCTGCTACCTgtactgtccccatgtccccccag CCGTGTCCCCTCcgtcctgctgccagcagcactcGGAGGAGGTCTGCGAGAGCTGCATGGTGAAAACCACCCTGACGGCTGAAAACGCCGTGGAGGCCAACAAGCTCTCCAACAACTAcaag TTTGGCTTCAAGAAATGGAAGAGCCACGTGACGGCACGGCCCTGGGAGGACCGATCGGAGATTGTCAAGGAGCTCTACTCTGACCTCAACGTCATCCGGGGCCCTGGAG GGTCCACAGTGACGTTTGGGAACGTCCTCTATCTCCTGCTCTTTGGCTGGTGGCTCTCGGTCCTCTACGTCCTTGTGGCCACTGTGATGTTTGTCACCATTGTGGGGGCTCCTTATG GGCGGCTCTGCTGGGACCTGGCCGGCTATTTCCTCTGGCCCTTTGGCAAAGTGATCCAGAAAGTGGAG GTCCCCAAATCCCACCAGGCACTGGGTACGTCGGAGAGTGGAGGGGACGCGAGTGGCGCAGgggagagctcagccctgctcGGTGGCCCCGTGCCACGGCGCTGGCGCCCACGGTGCTGCGTTAACACCAGATACTGG CGGCATGCTGGCACCGCGGCGTGGCTGTGCCTGGGCTACCCGGTGCTGGTGCTGGCCCATGGGCTGGCGTGTGTCACCGCGTGGCTCCTCGTCGTCCTCATCCCTGTGGCCAAGCTGAGCGCCCGCGCCGTCACCCGTGTCCTGCTGCTGCCCCCCGAGCGGGTGCTCGTCCGGCGTCTGAGGATG ACGGAGGTCCCGCTGGAGGGGGAGGTGATTCTCTGCTGCTACCGTGCCCTCAACCCCTACTACTACAAATATGCAGTGGATGGCATCAACGTCTTTGCTGTCA ATCTGCTGCCCCTggtgctggtgacactggtgcTGGGTTACGTGGACAGTCACAACCGCTTGACCAGCTCCCCCGTCAAGTTCACGTTGGCCTTGCTCTCCATCATGCCCCTCTCCTACTACATCGGGATGGCCATTGCCAG caTCTCAGCCCAGAGCAACTTTGCGGTGGGAGCGGTGGTGAACGCCACGTTCGGCTCCATCACAGAGCTCACCTTCTACATCACGGCACTCATCAAGGGCTCCCGCGAGGGCAACCGCTGCTACGCCGAGATTGTCAAGTCAGCGTTGACGGGGACATTGGTGGGCTGCGTCCTCTTTGTCCCG GGTCTGTGCATGGTGATCGGGGGCATCCGGCACCAGGAGCAACGGTTCAACAGCCGCTCGGCGGGCGTCAGCTCGGCCCTGCTCTTCCTCTCTGTGGGAG GTGTCTTTGCCCCAACGCTCTTCTCCAAGGTGTATGGGAAGCTGGTGTGTGGCGAGTGCCACAATGTCACCCAGAACCCGCTGGGCCACTACCTCTGCCACAACTGTCACTTTGACCTG ATGGACAACAACGGCACCCTCTACTACAGCCACGTCCA ACCCCTGGTGTACACAGtgtccctcctgctccctgctgcctACCTCATCGGCCTCTTCTTCACCCTGAAAACTCACTCGCACATCTACGACATTCACATCAGCGACTGTCACA TGCCTGGCCACCACCACAGCGCTGTGGTCCACTGGTCTCGCTGGCGGGCCCTGGTCATCCTGCTCCTCTCCACCCTCTGCATGTCGGCCTGTGCTGACCTGGCCACGGAGCACATCAGCCCCATCCTCACCAACTCCACCATCTCACAG TACTTCATTGGTGTCACCGTGCTGGCGATGGTCCCGGAGCTGCCGGAGATTGTCAACGGCATCCAGTTCGCCCTGCAGAACAACTTGAGCTTGAG CATCGAGATTGGGAACTGCATTGCCGTCCAGGTCTGCATGCTCCAGATCCCCATCCTGGTGCTCTTCACCATCTTCTAT CCGACCAACTTCACTCTTGTCTTCAGCGACCTCCATGTCTACGCCAGCATGTTCAGCGTGGTCCTCATGAACTACATCTTCATGGATGGCAAATGTGACTACTTCCAAG GCACGGTACTGGTGATGGTCTACTTCATCCTCCTGGCTGTATACTTCTTCGCTCCATCGCCCAGCGGTTGCTGA
- the LOC136110160 gene encoding uncharacterized protein isoform X1: MTGEGESARCCCSQDAPDVPKASEPQGDSDGPHRGSLCDQHCAAINNLQGDLGCYLYCPHVPPGRFAIGQAGRSVLGGGPACCVTPVSPAAVSPPSCCQQHSEEVCESCMVKTTLTAENAVEANKLSNNYKFGFKKWKSHVTARPWEDRSEIVKELYSDLNVIRGPGGSTVTFGNVLYLLLFGWWLSVLYVLVATVMFVTIVGAPYGRLCWDLAGYFLWPFGKVIQKVEVPKSHQALGTSESGGDASGAGESSALLGGPVPRRWRPRCCVNTRYWRHAGTAAWLCLGYPVLVLAHGLACVTAWLLVVLIPVAKLSARAVTRVLLLPPERVLVRRLRMTEVPLEGEVILCCYRALNPYYYKYAVDGINVFAVNLLPLVLVTLVLGYVDSHNRLTSSPVKFTLALLSIMPLSYYIGMAIASISAQSNFAVGAVVNATFGSITELTFYITALIKGSREGNRCYAEIVKSALTGTLVGCVLFVPGLCMVIGGIRHQEQRFNSRSAGVSSALLFLSVGGVFAPTLFSKVYGKLVCGECHNVTQNPLGHYLCHNCHFDLMDNNGTLYYSHVQPLVYTVSLLLPAAYLIGLFFTLKTHSHIYDIHISDCHMPGHHHSAVVHWSRWRALVILLLSTLCMSACADLATEHISPILTNSTISQYFIGVTVLAMVPELPEIVNGIQFALQNNLSLSIEIGNCIAVQVCMLQIPILVLFTIFYPTNFTLVFSDLHVYASMFSVVLMNYIFMDGKCDYFQGTVLVMVYFILLAVYFFAPSPSGC; encoded by the exons ATGACCGGCGAGGGTGAGTCCGCCCGCTGCTGCTGCTCGCAGGACGCGCCCG ATGTCCCCAAGGCCAGCGAGCCCCAGGGTGACAGTGACGGCCCCCACCGGGGCTCCCTCTGCGACCAGCACTGCGCCGCCATCAACAACCTGCAGGGTGACCTGGGCTGCTACCTgtactgtccccatgtccccccaggtagGTTTGCCATAGGACAGGCTGGGCGCAGCGTTCTGGGGGGAGGTCCTGCATGCTGTGTCACCCCCGTCTCTCCCGCAGCCGTGTCCCCTCcgtcctgctgccagcagcactcGGAGGAGGTCTGCGAGAGCTGCATGGTGAAAACCACCCTGACGGCTGAAAACGCCGTGGAGGCCAACAAGCTCTCCAACAACTAcaag TTTGGCTTCAAGAAATGGAAGAGCCACGTGACGGCACGGCCCTGGGAGGACCGATCGGAGATTGTCAAGGAGCTCTACTCTGACCTCAACGTCATCCGGGGCCCTGGAG GGTCCACAGTGACGTTTGGGAACGTCCTCTATCTCCTGCTCTTTGGCTGGTGGCTCTCGGTCCTCTACGTCCTTGTGGCCACTGTGATGTTTGTCACCATTGTGGGGGCTCCTTATG GGCGGCTCTGCTGGGACCTGGCCGGCTATTTCCTCTGGCCCTTTGGCAAAGTGATCCAGAAAGTGGAG GTCCCCAAATCCCACCAGGCACTGGGTACGTCGGAGAGTGGAGGGGACGCGAGTGGCGCAGgggagagctcagccctgctcGGTGGCCCCGTGCCACGGCGCTGGCGCCCACGGTGCTGCGTTAACACCAGATACTGG CGGCATGCTGGCACCGCGGCGTGGCTGTGCCTGGGCTACCCGGTGCTGGTGCTGGCCCATGGGCTGGCGTGTGTCACCGCGTGGCTCCTCGTCGTCCTCATCCCTGTGGCCAAGCTGAGCGCCCGCGCCGTCACCCGTGTCCTGCTGCTGCCCCCCGAGCGGGTGCTCGTCCGGCGTCTGAGGATG ACGGAGGTCCCGCTGGAGGGGGAGGTGATTCTCTGCTGCTACCGTGCCCTCAACCCCTACTACTACAAATATGCAGTGGATGGCATCAACGTCTTTGCTGTCA ATCTGCTGCCCCTggtgctggtgacactggtgcTGGGTTACGTGGACAGTCACAACCGCTTGACCAGCTCCCCCGTCAAGTTCACGTTGGCCTTGCTCTCCATCATGCCCCTCTCCTACTACATCGGGATGGCCATTGCCAG caTCTCAGCCCAGAGCAACTTTGCGGTGGGAGCGGTGGTGAACGCCACGTTCGGCTCCATCACAGAGCTCACCTTCTACATCACGGCACTCATCAAGGGCTCCCGCGAGGGCAACCGCTGCTACGCCGAGATTGTCAAGTCAGCGTTGACGGGGACATTGGTGGGCTGCGTCCTCTTTGTCCCG GGTCTGTGCATGGTGATCGGGGGCATCCGGCACCAGGAGCAACGGTTCAACAGCCGCTCGGCGGGCGTCAGCTCGGCCCTGCTCTTCCTCTCTGTGGGAG GTGTCTTTGCCCCAACGCTCTTCTCCAAGGTGTATGGGAAGCTGGTGTGTGGCGAGTGCCACAATGTCACCCAGAACCCGCTGGGCCACTACCTCTGCCACAACTGTCACTTTGACCTG ATGGACAACAACGGCACCCTCTACTACAGCCACGTCCA ACCCCTGGTGTACACAGtgtccctcctgctccctgctgcctACCTCATCGGCCTCTTCTTCACCCTGAAAACTCACTCGCACATCTACGACATTCACATCAGCGACTGTCACA TGCCTGGCCACCACCACAGCGCTGTGGTCCACTGGTCTCGCTGGCGGGCCCTGGTCATCCTGCTCCTCTCCACCCTCTGCATGTCGGCCTGTGCTGACCTGGCCACGGAGCACATCAGCCCCATCCTCACCAACTCCACCATCTCACAG TACTTCATTGGTGTCACCGTGCTGGCGATGGTCCCGGAGCTGCCGGAGATTGTCAACGGCATCCAGTTCGCCCTGCAGAACAACTTGAGCTTGAG CATCGAGATTGGGAACTGCATTGCCGTCCAGGTCTGCATGCTCCAGATCCCCATCCTGGTGCTCTTCACCATCTTCTAT CCGACCAACTTCACTCTTGTCTTCAGCGACCTCCATGTCTACGCCAGCATGTTCAGCGTGGTCCTCATGAACTACATCTTCATGGATGGCAAATGTGACTACTTCCAAG GCACGGTACTGGTGATGGTCTACTTCATCCTCCTGGCTGTATACTTCTTCGCTCCATCGCCCAGCGGTTGCTGA
- the KLHDC10 gene encoding kelch domain-containing protein 10, with product MSAADGAREGAREGAGGAAAGRGLLNRFVQLPAGPRSAGHRSPPARSGHRCVADNANLYVFGGYNPDYDESGGPENEDYPLFRELWRYNFATDTWHQMGTEGYMPRELASMSLVLHGNNLLVFGGTGIPFGESNGNDVHVCNVKYKRWALLSCRGKKPNRIYGQAMAIINGCLYVFGGTTGYIYSTDLHKLDLNTREWIQLKPNNMSCDMPEERYRHEIAHDGQRIYILGGGTSWTAYSLDKIHAYNLETNTWEEIATKPHEKVGFPAARRCHSCVQIKNDVFVCGGYNGEVILGDVWKLNLQTFQWVKLPAAMPEPVYFHCAAVTPAGCMYVHGGVVNIHENKRTGSLFKMWLVVPSLLELSWEKLLEYFPHLATLSRSQLLHLGLTQGLVERLK from the exons GCCATCGATCGCCCCCAGCAAGAAGTGGCCATCGTTGCGTGGCAGATAACGCCAACTTGTACGTGTTCGGAGGCTACAATCCTGACTACGACGAGTCCGGCGGGCCGGAGAATGAAGACTACCCGCTCTTCAGGGAGCTCTGGCGATACAACTTCGCTACAGACACCTGGCATCAGATGGGCACTGAGGGCTACATGCCCAGGGAACTGGCTTCCATGTCAC TTGTATTACACGGCAACAACCTCCTCGTGTTCGGGGGCACCGGGATTCCCTTCGGGGAAAGCAACGGCAATGACGTCCACGTCTGCAATGTCAAGTACAAAAGATGGGCTCTGCTCAGCTGCCGAGGAAAGAAACCCAATCGAATCTACGGCCAG GCCATGGCCATCATCAATGGTTGTCTCTACGTGTTTGGAGGAACAACTGGTTACATTTACAGTACCGACCTGCATAAGCTGGACCTCAACACGAGGGAGTGGATCCAGCTGAAACCAAACAACATGTCCTGTGACATGCCGGAGGAGAG GTACAGACATGAAATCGCACATGATGGTCAGCGGATTTACATCTTGGGAGGTGGAACTTCGTGGACGGCTTATTCCTTAGATAAG ATCCACGCGTACAACCTTGAAACCAACACCTGGGAGGAAATTGCCACAAAACCTCACGAGAAAGTCG GCTTCCCAGCAGCCAGAAGATGCCATAGCTGCGTGCAGATAAAAAATG ATGTGTTCGTTTGCGGAGGCTACAACGGAGAAGTGATTCTGGGAGATGTTTGGAAGCTGAATCTGCAGACTTTCCAGTGGGTCAAGCTCCCCGCCGCCATGCCGGAGCCGGTGTATTTCCACTGCGCTGCCGTCACCCCC gCCGGCTGCATGTACGTTCACGGAGGGGTGGTGAACATCCACGAAAACAAACGGACTGGCTCGCTCTTTAAAATGTGGCTGGTGGTGCCCAGCCTGCTGGAACTGTCCTGGGAAAAGCTGCTGGAATATTTCCCCCACTTAGCGACTCTCTCCAGATCTCAGCTTTTGCACCTCGGACTGACGCAGGGACTCGTTGAGCGACTAAAATGA